The Candidatus Sphingomonas colombiensis genome contains the following window.
CCTTCGCCGCGCCGCAGGCTGGGAGCCGGCTGCTCGTGGTGTTCCTGCGCGGCGCTTATGACGCGACCAACGTGATCGCGCCAACGGCCAGCGATTTCTACCATCAGGCGCGCCCGACGATCGCGCTGGGCAAGCCTGATCCGAACGACCCCAAGGCACCGCTGCCGCTCGATGCGGATTGGAGCCTGCACGCCGCGCTCAAAGACAGCATCCTGCCGCTATGGCAGCAGCGTCAGATCGCCTTCGTGCCCTTCGCCGGCACCGACGATATGACCCGCAGCCATTTCGAGACGCAGGATACGATCGAGCTGGGGCAACCGATCGGCGGCCATCGCGATTATGGATCGGGCTTCATGGCGCGGCTGGCCGGCATGCTGGGGCGGGGCGACAAGCCGATCGCCTTCACCGATCAATTGCCGCTGTGTTTCCGGGGCGGGGCATCGCCGGTGCCCAATCTCGCGCTCGCCAATGTCGGCAAGCCGATCGACCAGCGTCAGGCGAAGCTGATCGAGGGCATGTATGCCCCGCATGCCGCGCTCTCCCGTTCGGTGGCGGAGGGATTCGCGGTCCGCGACACGGTGTACCGCACGCTCGATGAGGAGATGAAGGCGGCGAGCCGGGGGGCGGTGAGCGCCAAGGGCTTCGCGCTGTCGGCCAGCCGCATCGGCACGCTGATGCGCGATCAGTTCAACCTCGCCTTCGTCGATGTCGGCGGGTGGGATACCCACGTCAATCAGGGCGGCGCGACGGGTTATCTCGCCGATCGCATCGGTGAACTGGGGCGCGGGCTGGCCGGCTTCGTCGAGGCGATCGGGCCGGATGCATGGCGCAGCACGACCGTGGTGGTCGTGTCCGAATTCGGTCGCACCTTCCGCGAGAATGGCGATCGCGGCACCGATCACGGCCATGGCAGCATCTATTGGGTGCTCGGCGGCGGCGTATCGGGCGGCCGGCTGGCGGGCGAGCAGGTCGCGCTATCACCCGCGACGCTCAATCAGGCGCGCGATCTGCCCGTGCTGACCGACTATCGCGCGCTGATCGGCGGGATCGTCGCGCGGCAATACGGGCTGGGGACGGATCGGCTCAACAGCCTGTTCCCCAACGCGAAGCCGCGCGACCTGCAATTGATCTGAGCTAAGCGGCGCGGATCAGCCGCCGTGCGCGACCTTCCAGTCGCGCTTCACCTTCTTGGCGAGGCTCCATTTGTGGACCTCGGTCGGGCCGTCGTAGATGCGGAAGGCGCGGACTTCGCGGAACACCTGCTCGACGATCGTGTCGCTGGTCACGCCGCTGCCACCCATCACCTGCACGCAGCGATCGGCGATACGCATCAGCGCTTCCGACACCGCGACCTTCGCCATCGAGCTTTCCGCCGTGCCGAGCGCGCCCGTATCGAGGACGCCGGCGCACCAGTCGATCATCAATTCGGCCTGCTTCAGGTCGATCAAATTCTCCGCCAGCATGAAGCCGACGCCCTCGTGATCGACCAGCGCCTTGCCGAACGCCTGGCGGCGGCAGGCGTAATTGGTGGCGATCTCGTTCGCGCGGACGCACGCGCCATACCAGCGCATGCAATGCGACAGGCGCGCCGGCGAAAGGCGGATCTGGGCGTATTTGAAGCCCTCGCCGGCTTGCCCGAGCATCTGATCGGCGGGGACGCGGAGCTGGTTGATGCGGATCGTCGCATGGCCGCCGGGCATCGAGCTGTCGATCGTGTTGGGCACGCGCTCGATCGTGATCGCGGGATCGGGCAGGTCGACGAGGAACATGCACGCGCCCTCGTCGGCCTTGGCCATGATGATGCCGACCTTCGCGCCGGCTGCCCCCGTGATGAACGCCTTGCGTCCGTCGATCACCCAATGGTTGCCATCGGGGCGGCAGGTGGTGAGCATCATTGAGGGATCGGA
Protein-coding sequences here:
- a CDS encoding DUF1501 domain-containing protein, which translates into the protein MLPHVHRRDLLKGAAATLPLVIAGRAFAAPQAGSRLLVVFLRGAYDATNVIAPTASDFYHQARPTIALGKPDPNDPKAPLPLDADWSLHAALKDSILPLWQQRQIAFVPFAGTDDMTRSHFETQDTIELGQPIGGHRDYGSGFMARLAGMLGRGDKPIAFTDQLPLCFRGGASPVPNLALANVGKPIDQRQAKLIEGMYAPHAALSRSVAEGFAVRDTVYRTLDEEMKAASRGAVSAKGFALSASRIGTLMRDQFNLAFVDVGGWDTHVNQGGATGYLADRIGELGRGLAGFVEAIGPDAWRSTTVVVVSEFGRTFRENGDRGTDHGHGSIYWVLGGGVSGGRLAGEQVALSPATLNQARDLPVLTDYRALIGGIVARQYGLGTDRLNSLFPNAKPRDLQLI
- a CDS encoding acyl-CoA dehydrogenase family protein produces the protein MSIGIDKTLEIADRVEHFVREVVVPYEQDPRRDHHDCPTDELVMEMREKARAAGVLTPHILSDGSHLSQRETAIVLERTGLSPLGPLACNTGAPDEGNMYLLGKVGSPEIKERFLKQLVEGRSRSAFFMTEPAAEGGAGSDPSMMLTTCRPDGNHWVIDGRKAFITGAAGAKVGIIMAKADEGACMFLVDLPDPAITIERVPNTIDSSMPGGHATIRINQLRVPADQMLGQAGEGFKYAQIRLSPARLSHCMRWYGACVRANEIATNYACRRQAFGKALVDHEGVGFMLAENLIDLKQAELMIDWCAGVLDTGALGTAESSMAKVAVSEALMRIADRCVQVMGGSGVTSDTIVEQVFREVRAFRIYDGPTEVHKWSLAKKVKRDWKVAHGG